The Clostridia bacterium DNA window CGCCTTATATCAAAGAAAAACTTAAAGATAAGGAAAGATATCAGACGGTTTATTCAAAACATGAGGGTTCATCTGCTGCACCTACTGCAGGTCTTCATTTTACAAATGAACTTCTTGATGAAATTAAAAATATGGGGGTTAAAATTTCATTTGTTACTCTCCATGTCGGTCTTGGAACTTTCAGACCTGTAAAATGCGATAATATCAAAGAGCATAAAATGCACAGTGAACATTTCTTTATTGATAAGTCCACCTGTGATATGATAAACGAAACTAAAAAGAATGGCAATAAAGTTATTGCAGTGGGAACAACCTCGGTAAGAGTTTTAGAATCAGTTGCAAGAGATGACGGATATTTAGAGCCTTGCGAGGGAGATACCGAAATCTTTATCTATCCCGGATATAAATTCAAGGTGGTAGATAAACTTATAACCAATTTTCATTTGCCTGAATCTACCCTTTTAATGCTTATATGTGCTTTATCTGATAAAGACACAATATTTAAGGCATACAAGGCGGCAGTTAATGAAAAATACCGTTTCTTCAGTTTCGGCGACGCAATGTTTATTCAATGATAAA harbors:
- the queA gene encoding tRNA preQ1(34) S-adenosylmethionine ribosyltransferase-isomerase QueA, which translates into the protein MKLSDFYYDLPEELIAQTPLEDRTSSRLLVLNKENGDISHRTFKDIKEYLNPGDLLVLNNTRVIPARLYGIKSKTGSKIEFLLLKRIDLTKWEVILKPGKKAREGAEFSFGDGLLNAKVIKVKEDGNRIVEFSYNGVFEDILDKLGQMPLPPYIKEKLKDKERYQTVYSKHEGSSAAPTAGLHFTNELLDEIKNMGVKISFVTLHVGLGTFRPVKCDNIKEHKMHSEHFFIDKSTCDMINETKKNGNKVIAVGTTSVRVLESVARDDGYLEPCEGDTEIFIYPGYKFKVVDKLITNFHLPESTLLMLICALSDKDTIFKAYKAAVNEKYRFFSFGDAMFIQ